Proteins from a single region of Streptomyces sp. TN58:
- a CDS encoding ABC transporter ATP-binding protein, with product MIRFEQVSVTYDGAAGPSVQGVDLVVPEGELTLLVGPSGVGKSTLLGTASGLVPHFTGGTLRGRVTVAGRDTRTHRPRELADVVGTVGQDPLAHFVTDVVEDELAYGMESLGLPPAVMRRRVEETLDLLGLNELRDRPIATLSGGQQQRVAIGSVLTTHPKVLVLDEPTSALDPAAAEEVLAVLQRLVHDLGTTVLMAEHRLERVVQYADRVLLLPARGAAPVLASPAEAMAVSPVHPPVVSLGRLAGWSPLPLSIRDARRQSAPLRARLAPAAIPAPTHPAPNPTPPHPPTPPANPTPPHPPAPPANPAPPAFEARGTGRSPDLSAPPAFEARGSGGSAPGNGAAPAGWIARLLRRAGKPTPARPAESAEPAAGEPARTRNLGVRRARADVLRAVDLAVAPGETIALMGRNGAGKSTLLAALVGTLAPATGEVTVGGRTPHRTPPPEMVRHVGLVPQEPRDLLYADTVAAECAAADSDAGAPPGTCRELVASLLPGVPDDVHPRDLSEGQRLALALALVLTARPALVLLDEPTRGLDYAAKARLVEILRGLAADGHAVVLATHDVELAAELADRVVILAGGEVVADGPTAEVVVSSPAFAPQVAKVLAPGHWLTVGQVAEALAAEGTR from the coding sequence GTGATCCGTTTCGAGCAGGTGTCGGTCACCTATGACGGTGCGGCCGGCCCGTCGGTGCAGGGCGTCGACCTGGTGGTCCCGGAGGGTGAGCTGACGCTGCTGGTCGGCCCGTCCGGGGTCGGCAAGTCCACCCTGCTGGGGACGGCCTCCGGACTGGTCCCGCACTTCACGGGCGGCACCCTGCGCGGCCGGGTGACGGTCGCCGGCCGTGACACGCGTACGCACCGGCCGCGCGAGCTGGCGGACGTGGTCGGCACGGTGGGGCAGGATCCCCTCGCGCACTTCGTGACGGACGTGGTGGAGGACGAGCTGGCCTACGGGATGGAGTCCCTCGGCCTGCCGCCGGCGGTGATGCGGCGCCGGGTGGAGGAGACCCTCGACCTGCTGGGCCTGAACGAGCTGCGCGACCGGCCGATCGCGACACTGTCCGGCGGCCAGCAGCAGCGGGTCGCGATCGGCTCGGTCCTGACCACACACCCGAAGGTGCTGGTCCTGGACGAGCCGACGTCCGCGCTGGACCCGGCGGCGGCCGAGGAGGTCCTGGCGGTCCTCCAGCGCCTGGTCCACGACCTGGGCACCACCGTGCTGATGGCGGAGCACCGGCTGGAGCGGGTGGTGCAGTACGCCGACCGCGTCCTGCTGCTGCCCGCCCGCGGCGCGGCCCCGGTCCTCGCCTCCCCGGCGGAGGCGATGGCCGTCTCCCCGGTCCACCCGCCGGTGGTCTCCCTGGGCCGCCTGGCGGGCTGGTCCCCCCTCCCCCTGTCCATCCGCGACGCCCGCCGCCAGTCCGCCCCCCTCCGCGCCCGCCTCGCCCCCGCGGCGATCCCCGCACCAACCCACCCCGCACCCAACCCAACCCCGCCGCACCCCCCAACCCCGCCGGCCAACCCAACCCCGCCGCACCCCCCAGCCCCGCCGGCCAACCCAGCCCCGCCGGCGTTTGAGGCGCGGGGCACGGGGCGGAGCCCCGATCTTTCAGCCCCGCCGGCGTTTGAGGCGCGGGGGTCCGGGGGCAGCGCCCCCGGCAACGGTGCCGCACCCGCCGGCTGGATCGCCCGCCTGCTCCGCCGCGCCGGCAAGCCGACCCCGGCCCGGCCCGCCGAGTCCGCCGAGCCCGCCGCAGGCGAGCCCGCCCGCACCCGAAACCTCGGCGTGCGCCGCGCCCGCGCCGACGTGCTCCGCGCCGTCGACCTCGCGGTGGCGCCCGGCGAGACCATCGCCCTGATGGGCCGCAACGGCGCCGGCAAGTCCACCCTGCTCGCCGCCCTCGTCGGTACGCTCGCCCCCGCCACCGGCGAGGTGACCGTCGGTGGCCGGACCCCGCACCGCACGCCGCCGCCCGAGATGGTGCGCCACGTCGGCCTCGTCCCACAGGAGCCGCGCGACCTGCTCTACGCCGACACCGTGGCCGCCGAGTGCGCCGCCGCCGACTCCGACGCCGGCGCGCCCCCCGGCACCTGCCGCGAACTGGTCGCGAGCCTCCTGCCGGGGGTGCCCGACGACGTCCACCCCCGGGACCTGTCCGAGGGGCAGCGCCTGGCGCTGGCCCTGGCACTCGTCCTCACGGCCCGGCCCGCCCTGGTGCTCCTGGACGAGCCCACCCGCGGTCTGGACTACGCCGCCAAGGCCCGCCTGGTCGAGATACTGCGCGGCCTGGCAGCGGACGGGCATGCCGTCGTCCTGGCCACCCACGACGTGGAGCTCGCCGCCGAGCTGGCCGACCGTGTGGTGATCCTGGCGGGCGGGGAGGTCGTCGCGGACGGCCCGACGGCCGAGGTCGTGGTG